From Kineosporia succinea, the proteins below share one genomic window:
- a CDS encoding helical backbone metal receptor encodes MATTELDDLGNRVQLPASARRVVSLVPSLTEAIATGGTSPASRARATAMVGATDWCTHPPDLKVTRVRGTKNPDLGKIVALEPDLVVANEEENRRPDLDALREAGLNVWVTRVRTVPEAFSSLRRLITVACGAAEPEWLGEAEKAWSETRNEHRREAFVAIWRRPWMVVGRDTFAGDVLSRLGVDNVFADHPERYPKISLDELRSTRVDLAVLPDEPYRFTRDDGPEAFSPLPSALVSGRHLTWYGPSLLEAPDRLRRQLDEPFRPSPP; translated from the coding sequence ATGGCGACTACTGAACTCGACGACCTCGGGAACCGGGTGCAACTGCCTGCTTCCGCGAGGCGGGTGGTCTCTCTGGTGCCGTCTCTGACCGAGGCGATCGCCACCGGGGGCACCTCCCCGGCCTCCAGGGCTCGGGCGACGGCAATGGTGGGTGCGACGGATTGGTGCACCCACCCGCCCGATCTGAAGGTGACCCGCGTGCGGGGCACCAAGAACCCCGACCTCGGTAAAATCGTGGCGCTGGAGCCAGATCTCGTGGTCGCGAACGAGGAGGAGAATCGCCGCCCCGACCTCGATGCGCTGCGCGAGGCCGGACTGAACGTCTGGGTCACGCGCGTGCGCACGGTGCCCGAGGCGTTCTCGAGTCTTCGCCGCCTGATCACGGTGGCCTGCGGCGCCGCCGAGCCGGAGTGGCTGGGTGAGGCCGAAAAGGCCTGGTCCGAGACCAGAAATGAGCACCGGCGCGAGGCCTTCGTGGCGATCTGGCGGCGTCCGTGGATGGTGGTGGGGAGAGACACCTTCGCGGGTGACGTGCTCAGCCGGCTCGGCGTCGACAATGTGTTCGCGGACCACCCGGAGCGCTATCCGAAGATCAGCCTGGATGAATTGCGTTCGACGCGAGTGGATCTCGCGGTGCTGCCCGACGAGCCCTATCGTTTCACCCGCGACGACGGTCCGGAGGCCTTCTCCCCGTTGCCGAGTGCGCTGGTCAGCGGGCGCCATCTGACCTGGTACGGCCCGAGTCTGCTGGAGGCTCCCGATCGGCTGCGCCGGCAGCTGGATGAACCTTTCCGCCCGTCGCCCCCGTGA